A stretch of the Elephas maximus indicus isolate mEleMax1 chromosome 3, mEleMax1 primary haplotype, whole genome shotgun sequence genome encodes the following:
- the CDC20 gene encoding cell division cycle protein 20 homolog, translated as MAHFVFESDLHSLLQLDAPIPNAPPARWQRKAKEAAGPAPSPMRAANRSHSAGRTPGRTPGKSSSKAQTTPSKAGGDRYIPHRSASQMEVASFLLSKENQPENSQTPTKKEHQKAWALNLNGFDVEEAKILRLSGKPQNAPEGYQNRLKVLYSQKTTPGSSQKTCRYIPSLPDRILDAPEIRNDYYLNLVDWSSGNVLAVALDNSVYLWSASSGDILQLLQMEQPGEYVSSVAWIKEGNYLAVGTSSAEVQLWDVQQQKRLRNMTSHSARVGSLCWNSYILSSGSRSGHIHHHDVRVAEHHVATLSGHSQEVCGLRWAPDGRHLASGGNDNLVNVWPSAPGEGGWVPLQTFTQHQGAVKAVAWCPWQSSVLATGGGTSDRHIRIWNVCSGACLSAVDAHSQVCSILWSPHYKELISGHGFAQNQLVIWKYPTMAKVAELKGHTARVLSLTMSPDGATVASAAADETLRLWRCFELDPARRREREKASAAKSSLIHQGIR; from the exons ATGGCGCATTTTGTGTTCGAGAGTGACCTGCACTCGCTGCTCCAGCTGGACGCACCCATCCCCAATGCACCCCCCGCACGCTGGCAGCGCAAAGCTAAGGAAGCAGCGGGGCCGGCCCCCTCACCCATGCGAGCGGCCAACCGGTCCCACAGCGCCGGCAGGACCCCAGGCCGAACTCCTG GCAAATCCAGCTCCAAAGCTCAGACCACTCCCAGCAAAGCTGGCGGTGATCGTTATATCCCCCATCGCAGTGCTTCCCAGATGGAGGTTGCTAGCTTCCTCCTGAGTAAGGAGAACCAGCCTGAAAACAGCCAGACACCCACCAAGAAG GAACATCAGAAAGCCTGGGCCTTGAACTTGAACGGTTTTGATGTGGAGGAAGCCAAGATCCTTCGGCTCAGTGGAAAACCCCAGAATGCTCCAGAAG GTTACCAGAATCGACTGAAGGTACTTTATAGCCAAAAGACCACGCCTGGCTCTAGCCAAAAGACCTGCCGTTACATTCCTTCCCTGCCAGATCGTATTCTGGATGCCCCTGAAATCCGGAATGACTACT ACCTGAACCTTGTGGACTGGAGCTCTGGGAATGTACTGGCTGTGGCGCTGGACAATAGTGTATACTTGTGGAGTGCTAGCTCTGGTGACATCTTGCAGCTGCTGCAAATGGAGCAGCCTGGTGAATATGTATCCTCTGTGGCCTGGATCAAAGAGGGCAACTACCTGGCTGTGGGCACCAGCAGTGCTGAGGTGCAG CTATGGGATGTGCAACAGCAGAAACGGCTTCGAAACATGACCAGTCACTCTGCCAGAGTAGGCTCCCTCTGTTGGAACAGCTACATCCTGTCCAG TGGCTCGCGCTCTGGCCATATCCACCACCATGATGTCCGGGTAGCAGAACACCATGTAGCCACACTGAGTGGCCACAGCCAGGAAGTCTGTGGACTGCGCTGGGCCCCAGATGGACGACACTTGGCCAGTGGTGGCAATGATAACTTGGTCAATGTGTGGCCTAGTGCTCCTGGAGAGGGTGGCTGGGTTCCCTTGCAGACATTCACCCAGCATCAAGGGGCCGTCAAG GCTGTAGCTTGGTGTCCCTGGCAGTCCAGTGTCCTGGCAACGGGAGGGGGCACGAGTGACCGACACATTCGCATCTGGAACGTCTGCTCTGGGGCCTGTCTGAGTGCTGTGGATGCCCATTCTCAG GTGTGCTCCATCCTCTGGTCTCCCCACTACAAGGAGCTCATCTCAGGCCATGGCTTTGCCCAGAACCAACTGGTTATTTGGAAGTACCCAACCATGGCTAAGGTGGCTGAGCTCAAAG GCCATACAGCCCGAGTCCTGAGTCTGACCATGAGCCCAGATGGGGCCACTGTGGCATCAGCAGCAGCAGATGAGACCCTGCGGCTATGGCGCTGCTTTGAGTTGGACCCTGCACGGCGGCGGGAGCGGGAGAAGGCCAGTGCAGCCAAAAGCAGCCTCATCCACCAAGGCATTCGTTGA
- the ELOVL1 gene encoding elongation of very long chain fatty acids protein 1, giving the protein MEAVVNLYQEMMKHADPRTQGYPLMGSPLLMTSILLTYVYFVLSLGPRIMANRKPFQLRGFMVVYNFSLVALSLYIVYEFLMSGWLSTYTWRCDPVDYSNSPEALRMVRVAWLFLFSKFIELMDTVIFILRKKDGQVTFLHVFHHSVLPWSWWWGVKVAPGGMGSFHAMINSSVHVIMYLYYGLSALGPVAQPYLWWKKHMTAIQLIQFVLVSLHISQYYFMPSCNYQFPVIIHLIWMYGTIFFVLFSNFWYQSYTKGKRLPRALQQNGAPGTTKVKAN; this is encoded by the exons ATGGAGGCTGTCGTGAACCTGTACCAGGAGATGATGAAGCATGCAG ATCCCCGGACCCAGGGCTACCCTCTGATGGGCTCCCCACTACTAATGACCTCCATCCTCCTGACCTACGTGTACTTCGTTCTCTCACTTGGGCCGCGCATCATGGCCAATCGGAAGCCTTTCCAGCTCCGTGGCTTCATGGTTGTCTACAACTTCTCACTGGTGGCACTCTCCCTGTACATTGTCTATGAG TTCCTGATGTCTGGCTGGCTGAGTACCTACACCTGGCGCTGTGATCCTGTGGACTATTCCAACAGCCCTGAGGCACTTAGG ATGGTTCGAGTGGCCTGGCTCTTCCTCTTCTCTAAGTTCATTGAGCTGATGGACACG GTGATCTTTATTCTTCGGAAGAAGGATGGGCAGGTGACCTTCCTACATGTCTTCCATCATTCGgtacttccctggagctggtggtgGGGAGTAAAGGTTGCTCCTG GAGGAATGGGCTCTTTCCATGCCATGATAAACTCGTCTGTGCATGTCATCATGTACCTGTACTATGGATTGTCTGCCCTTGGCCCTGTGGCTCAGCCCTACCTTTGGTGGAAAAAGCACATGACAGCCATCCAGCTG ATCCAGTTTGTCCTGGTTTCACTGCACATCTCCCAGTACTACTTCATGCCCAGCTGTAACTACCAGTTCCCAGTCATCATCCACCTCATCTGGATGTATGGTACCATCTTCTTCGTGCTCTTCTCCAATTTCTGGTATCAGTCGTACACTAAAGGCAAGCGGCTACCCCGTGCACTTCAGCAAAATGGAGCTCCAGGCACCACCAAGGTCAAGGCCAACTGA